A stretch of Candidatus Stygibacter australis DNA encodes these proteins:
- a CDS encoding choice-of-anchor Q domain-containing protein, which translates to MGAIMKKQAMFIIMMILMTGAFATTIYIPDDYATIQAGIDISVESDTILVQPGTYAENINYNGKAVILGSLFLTTQDTIYISQTVIDGSQNGSVVTFDSGEDSTSVLTGFTITNGYADSGGGIYCSNNSNPKLTNLVIMNNEAYNYGGGLTILDCSAAFLDEIEFCDNQSGCYGGNLYISNSNIIMRNSNFTGGNAFSYGGGIICYDSILDLENIQICDNNSSFGAGIYSDGCNISLKKSMINSNGSETGSAIKGINSDIEIINCIIADNACFQSGVITCSASNEVYIINSILVNNSAQEPAGSLFEGIDFIFNSILYNNAEPQLDTNTIVQYSNIQGGWGGIGNIDCDPIFLNPAEDDYHLQNNSPCIGAGIDEIAIDDIWYYAPEFDIEGNPRPNPTGSMPDIGAYENLLGEPQDGIYNDQLSLNNFNLSNYPNPFNPSTTINFSIQTDAEVELSIYNIKGQRIREWKIENVIHPGGQECKINSIIWNGDNDLGKKVSSGIYYYELKVNGKIQAVKKCLLLK; encoded by the coding sequence ATGGGGGCAATAATGAAAAAGCAAGCTATGTTTATAATTATGATGATTTTGATGACAGGTGCTTTTGCGACAACAATATACATACCGGATGATTACGCAACTATCCAGGCAGGAATCGACATATCAGTTGAAAGTGACACCATTTTAGTTCAGCCAGGTACTTATGCAGAAAACATTAATTATAATGGAAAAGCAGTAATTTTAGGATCTTTATTCTTAACTACTCAAGACACAATTTATATTTCACAGACTGTAATAGATGGTAGTCAAAACGGCAGTGTTGTAACATTTGACAGCGGAGAAGATTCTACTTCTGTATTAACTGGTTTTACGATTACTAATGGTTATGCTGATTCTGGTGGTGGGATTTATTGTAGTAATAATTCCAATCCTAAACTAACAAATCTGGTAATAATGAACAACGAGGCTTATAATTATGGTGGAGGTCTAACTATATTAGATTGTTCTGCTGCTTTTCTGGATGAAATAGAATTTTGTGACAATCAAAGTGGATGTTATGGAGGCAATTTGTACATATCAAATTCAAATATAATAATGAGAAACTCTAATTTTACAGGCGGAAATGCATTTAGTTATGGTGGTGGTATAATTTGTTACGATTCGATTCTTGATCTCGAAAACATTCAGATTTGTGATAATAATTCAAGTTTTGGCGCAGGCATATATTCTGACGGATGTAATATTTCATTGAAAAAATCAATGATTAATAGCAATGGTTCTGAAACAGGATCAGCAATAAAGGGAATAAATTCTGATATTGAAATTATTAATTGCATAATTGCAGATAATGCATGCTTTCAATCTGGCGTAATTACTTGTTCAGCTTCTAATGAAGTATATATTATTAACTCAATACTGGTTAATAATTCTGCACAAGAACCTGCAGGAAGTTTATTTGAAGGAATAGATTTTATTTTTAATTCGATTCTATATAATAATGCAGAACCACAATTAGATACTAACACAATTGTCCAATATTCAAATATTCAAGGTGGTTGGGGAGGAATCGGTAACATTGATTGTGATCCAATATTCTTGAATCCTGCTGAAGATGATTATCATCTTCAGAACAATAGTCCTTGCATAGGTGCAGGAATCGATGAGATCGCAATCGATGATATATGGTATTATGCACCGGAATTTGACATAGAAGGAAATCCTCGACCGAATCCCACTGGAAGTATGCCGGATATTGGAGCTTATGAGAACTTGTTAGGTGAACCTCAAGATGGGATATACAATGATCAATTATCTTTAAACAATTTCAATCTCTCTAATTATCCAAACCCTTTCAATCCTTCAACAACTATTAATTTTTCAATCCAAACAGATGCTGAAGTTGAACTTTCAATATACAACATTAAAGGACAACGCATTCGCGAATGGAAAATTGAAAATGTAATCCACCCTGGCGGACAAGAATGTAAAATTAATTCTATAATCTGGAATGGTGATAAT